In Ruminococcaceae bacterium BL-6, a genomic segment contains:
- the gmk gene encoding guanylate kinase (Evidence 2a : Function from experimental evidences in other organisms; PubMedId : 12682299, 17012781, 24722991; Product type e : enzyme), giving the protein MSDKGLLVVFSGPSGAGKDTILKEFFSRRPNARLSISATTRQPRPGEKDGEDYFFLTKEKFESIAGQGGMLEYAQYCGNYYGTPARPIETWLAEGKDVILEIEVQGGRQIREKCPDCVSIFMLPPSLEVLEKRLRGRHTDGEEVIKKRLKAACGEIMQAENYDYVIVNDTIAGAVEQINLIIAAEKLRFSRARSIIERMLNHAETIC; this is encoded by the coding sequence ATGAGTGACAAAGGCTTGCTGGTTGTTTTTTCCGGCCCTTCCGGCGCCGGAAAGGATACGATTTTAAAGGAGTTTTTCAGCAGAAGGCCGAACGCCAGGCTCTCCATTTCCGCCACCACCAGACAGCCGAGGCCCGGAGAAAAAGACGGAGAGGATTATTTTTTCCTCACAAAGGAGAAGTTCGAGTCCATCGCCGGGCAGGGCGGGATGCTGGAATATGCCCAGTATTGCGGGAATTATTACGGGACACCGGCAAGGCCGATCGAAACGTGGCTTGCCGAAGGAAAGGACGTCATTCTGGAAATTGAGGTTCAGGGCGGCCGGCAGATTCGGGAAAAATGCCCGGACTGCGTCAGCATCTTTATGCTGCCGCCCTCTCTTGAGGTGCTGGAGAAAAGGCTCCGCGGCCGCCACACCGACGGGGAAGAAGTGATCAAAAAGCGGCTGAAAGCCGCCTGCGGGGAAATCATGCAGGCGGAAAACTACGATTATGTGATCGTCAACGACACCATCGCCGGCGCGGTGGAACAAATCAATCTGATTATCGCCGCGGAAAAGCTTCGGTTTTCCCGCGCGCGTTCCATCATAGAAAGGATGTTGAATCATGCTGAAACCATCTGCTGA
- the remA gene encoding essential sporulation DNA binding protein; regulator of biofilm formation (Evidence 2a : Function from experimental evidences in other organisms; PubMedId : 19363116, 23396918, 23646920; Product type r : regulator): protein MKLINIGFGNMVSANRLVAIVSPESAPIKRIIQDAKERGTLIDATYGRRTRAVIVTDSDHVILSAVQPETVANRLNDRDEDLSDEELEEDE from the coding sequence ATGAAGCTTATTAACATCGGCTTTGGCAACATGGTGTCGGCCAATCGTCTGGTCGCGATCGTCAGCCCCGAATCGGCGCCCATCAAGCGCATCATTCAGGACGCAAAGGAGCGCGGGACCTTGATCGACGCCACCTATGGCCGGCGGACCCGCGCCGTGATCGTCACAGACAGCGACCATGTCATCCTTTCCGCCGTTCAGCCGGAAACCGTTGCGAACAGGCTGAACGACCGCGACGAGGATCTTTCGGATGAGGAGCTGGAAGAGGATGAGTGA
- a CDS encoding Protein YicC, whose amino-acid sequence MIRSMTGYGRDEETVDGRYIIVEIKSVNHRYFEFSSRITRGYSFLDEKLKAYLQNRISRGKIDCFVSIETLEDADVQVLVNHPLAAGYLNALKEIGEKYGIPNDVTVSTLAKYSDIFTIHKAPDDEDAIWDGARQVTDRALDRLLQMRENEGERLKEDILQRADKIISIVGKIEERSPQTVAEYQQKLQERLNEMLKDSSFDEQRVLTEAAIFADKVAVAEETVRLRSHFDQLRMMLDSSEAVGRKLDFLVQEMNREANTIGSKACDAQIAYMVVDIKAEIEKIREQIQNIE is encoded by the coding sequence ATGATAAGAAGCATGACCGGTTATGGCAGGGATGAGGAAACCGTTGACGGACGCTATATCATAGTGGAAATCAAGTCGGTCAATCACCGCTACTTTGAATTTTCTTCCAGAATCACGCGCGGCTATTCCTTTTTGGATGAAAAGCTGAAGGCTTACCTTCAAAACAGGATTTCCCGCGGTAAAATAGATTGTTTCGTTTCCATTGAAACCCTGGAGGACGCCGACGTTCAGGTGCTGGTCAACCATCCGCTCGCGGCGGGGTACCTGAATGCCCTGAAAGAAATCGGGGAAAAATACGGAATCCCCAACGACGTCACCGTTTCCACGCTGGCGAAATACAGCGACATTTTCACGATACACAAGGCCCCGGATGACGAGGATGCCATCTGGGATGGCGCCCGGCAGGTCACTGACCGGGCCTTGGACCGCCTTTTGCAGATGAGGGAGAACGAAGGGGAACGGCTGAAGGAGGATATCCTTCAGCGGGCAGATAAGATCATTTCGATCGTCGGGAAGATCGAGGAGCGTTCCCCGCAGACGGTGGCGGAATATCAGCAGAAGCTGCAGGAGAGGCTGAATGAAATGCTGAAAGACAGCAGCTTCGACGAGCAGAGGGTGCTGACCGAAGCGGCGATCTTTGCCGACAAGGTGGCGGTGGCGGAAGAGACCGTGCGCCTTCGAAGCCATTTCGACCAGCTCCGCATGATGCTGGATTCCAGCGAGGCCGTCGGCAGAAAGCTGGATTTTCTGGTGCAGGAGATGAACCGGGAGGCCAACACCATCGGCTCAAAGGCATGCGATGCGCAGATCGCTTACATGGTGGTCGACATCAAGGCGGAAATCGAAAAGATCAGGGAACAGATTCAGAATATTGAATAA
- a CDS encoding Oxaloacetate decarboxylase subunit alpha: MAKKIGITETVLRDAHQSLIATRMPIGDMLPILDKLDQVGFHSLECWGGATFDACLRFLNEDPWERLRTIRKHCPKTKLQMLFRGQNMLGYRHYADDVLDYFVQRTVANGIDIIRIFDALNDIRNLERAINAAKKEGAHVQVAISYTTGPVFTHEYYVNYAKQIENAGADSICIKDMAALLTPYETYSLTKALKAAVKLPIQLHTHYTSGLASMCALKGIEAGIDVVDTAMSPLALGTSHAPTESIVAALKGTEYDTGLDLILLNEIREYFMTLRKKYIDSGLLDPQLLATNTKALVYQVPGGMLSNLLSQLKQAGKADRMEEVLQEVPRVRKDAGYPPLVTPTSQIVGTQAVFNVITGQRYKMCTKEFKDLVAGMYGKTPVPIDPEFRKKIIGDRKPIDCRPADLLEPELEKLRKEAAPWVEQEEDVLSYAQFPKVAEEFFLKRRNAKYGIDGKHSDAEKRIHPV, encoded by the coding sequence ATGGCTAAAAAAATCGGAATTACCGAAACCGTGCTGCGCGACGCGCACCAGTCGCTGATCGCCACCAGAATGCCGATCGGGGATATGCTCCCCATTCTGGATAAGCTGGATCAGGTCGGATTCCATTCGCTGGAATGCTGGGGCGGCGCCACTTTCGATGCCTGTCTGCGGTTTCTGAACGAAGACCCGTGGGAACGGCTGAGGACGATCCGCAAGCATTGCCCGAAAACAAAGCTCCAGATGCTGTTCCGCGGACAGAATATGCTCGGCTACCGCCATTACGCGGATGATGTGCTCGATTATTTCGTGCAGCGCACGGTGGCGAACGGCATCGACATCATCCGGATTTTCGACGCGCTCAACGACATCCGGAACCTGGAACGGGCGATCAATGCCGCAAAGAAGGAAGGCGCCCATGTCCAGGTGGCGATTTCCTACACGACCGGCCCCGTTTTCACGCATGAATATTACGTTAATTACGCAAAGCAGATCGAAAACGCCGGCGCGGATTCCATCTGCATCAAGGATATGGCGGCGCTTCTGACGCCGTATGAGACATACTCGCTCACAAAGGCGCTGAAAGCGGCGGTGAAGCTTCCGATTCAGCTTCATACCCACTACACGTCCGGCCTTGCTTCCATGTGTGCGCTCAAGGGGATCGAAGCGGGAATCGACGTGGTCGACACCGCCATGTCCCCGCTGGCGCTTGGGACATCCCACGCGCCGACCGAGTCGATCGTCGCCGCGCTGAAGGGCACCGAATACGACACGGGCCTCGACCTGATCCTTCTGAACGAGATCAGGGAATATTTTATGACCCTCCGAAAAAAATATATCGACAGCGGACTGCTCGACCCGCAGCTCCTCGCCACCAACACCAAGGCGCTGGTGTATCAGGTGCCGGGCGGGATGCTCTCCAACCTCCTTTCCCAGCTGAAACAGGCCGGAAAGGCCGACCGGATGGAAGAGGTTCTTCAGGAAGTGCCGCGCGTGCGCAAAGACGCCGGATACCCGCCGCTTGTCACGCCGACCTCCCAGATCGTTGGGACCCAGGCTGTTTTCAATGTGATCACCGGTCAGCGGTATAAGATGTGCACGAAGGAATTCAAGGATCTGGTCGCCGGGATGTACGGAAAAACGCCTGTGCCGATCGATCCGGAATTCCGCAAAAAGATCATCGGCGACAGAAAGCCCATCGACTGCAGGCCGGCGGATCTGCTGGAACCCGAGCTGGAAAAGCTCCGCAAGGAAGCCGCCCCGTGGGTGGAGCAGGAGGAGGATGTTCTTTCCTACGCTCAGTTCCCGAAGGTTGCCGAGGAATTCTTCCTCAAGCGCCGCAACGCGAAATACGGGATCGACGGAAAACATTCCGATGCGGAAAAGCGGATTCACCCCGTTTGA
- the gcdC gene encoding Glutaconyl-CoA decarboxylase subunit gamma, whose product MKNLKITVNGVAYSVQVEEADGTAVASAPAAAPAAAPVPAAPVAAPAPAAAPAPAAEQAPAAPVPVPAPKPSASANVVSAPMPGKILDINVSAGQAVKKGQTLLILEAMKMENEIMSPTDSVVAGIHVNKGDMVNVGDPLVSLQ is encoded by the coding sequence ATGAAAAACCTTAAGATCACCGTAAACGGCGTCGCTTACAGCGTACAGGTAGAAGAGGCCGACGGCACAGCCGTTGCATCCGCTCCTGCGGCGGCGCCCGCTGCCGCACCGGTACCGGCCGCTCCTGTTGCGGCACCCGCACCGGCCGCTGCTCCGGCTCCCGCCGCCGAACAGGCTCCGGCTGCACCCGTGCCCGTTCCGGCACCCAAGCCATCCGCATCCGCCAATGTCGTTTCCGCGCCGATGCCCGGTAAAATTCTCGATATCAACGTCTCTGCCGGACAGGCCGTGAAAAAGGGACAGACGCTCCTCATTCTGGAAGCGATGAAAATGGAAAATGAAATTATGTCTCCCACCGATTCGGTGGTGGCCGGCATTCACGTCAACAAGGGGGATATGGTCAACGTGGGCGATCCTCTTGTTTCCCTTCAGTAA
- a CDS encoding Carboxyl transferase, which translates to MGVDGNEKNELLKDSRDAAENKIVQKRISLLVDQGTFQELDAFAKSGDHAAEAVTGFGYINGCPAYLFAQDGETDGGAMSKAQANKIKKIYELALKTGTPVVGVYDSIGGRLAEGGDMLAAYGEILRTSNNLSGVVPQISIVLGPCIGTSALIAAGADFVVMSEKAELTVETSGENSSAEEAEKLGICHILEKTEEDAIQKARELIAALPQNNLEGAPAADLLGDCSAEPLAESADAYTVISSIADDHTFLELSRNFGAAAVTGFARLRGLSAGIVALRDTIDADSCSKTARFVRFCDAFSLPVVTLVNAKGFASLREASKLSSTYSEATTVKVTVITGESYGPVYIATAGRGANADITMAWASASVSPISPAAAAMLQWNDRLAGSTDPVGDRKKLIEEYKTTQASPLSAAADGYIEDVISPDETRDKVIRQLDMLSGKRVSTLPKKHSNIQL; encoded by the coding sequence ATGGGCGTTGACGGCAATGAAAAAAATGAATTGCTGAAAGACTCTCGCGATGCCGCAGAAAATAAGATTGTGCAGAAGCGGATTTCCCTCCTGGTGGATCAGGGGACGTTCCAGGAACTGGATGCCTTTGCGAAATCCGGGGATCATGCGGCGGAAGCGGTCACCGGCTTTGGTTACATCAACGGATGCCCGGCTTATCTGTTCGCGCAGGATGGCGAGACGGACGGCGGGGCGATGTCCAAGGCGCAGGCGAATAAAATCAAGAAGATTTACGAGCTGGCCCTGAAAACGGGAACGCCGGTGGTCGGGGTTTACGATTCCATCGGTGGCCGTCTGGCAGAAGGCGGGGACATGCTGGCGGCCTACGGTGAGATCCTGCGCACGAGCAACAACCTTTCCGGCGTGGTTCCCCAGATTTCCATAGTGCTCGGCCCGTGCATCGGGACTTCGGCGCTGATTGCCGCCGGCGCGGATTTCGTCGTCATGTCCGAAAAAGCGGAGCTGACGGTTGAAACGAGCGGAGAGAACAGCTCCGCCGAAGAAGCGGAAAAGCTCGGAATCTGCCATATCCTGGAAAAGACGGAAGAGGATGCGATTCAGAAGGCGCGCGAGCTGATCGCGGCGCTGCCCCAGAACAATCTGGAGGGAGCGCCGGCGGCCGATTTGCTTGGGGACTGCAGCGCGGAGCCTCTTGCGGAAAGCGCCGATGCTTACACCGTGATTTCCTCCATTGCGGATGACCATACCTTTCTGGAGCTGAGCCGGAATTTCGGCGCTGCGGCGGTGACGGGCTTCGCCCGGCTCAGGGGCCTTTCCGCCGGCATCGTGGCGCTGAGGGATACGATCGACGCGGACTCCTGCTCCAAAACCGCGCGCTTCGTCCGGTTCTGCGACGCGTTCTCCCTTCCCGTGGTCACGCTTGTGAACGCGAAGGGCTTCGCTTCCCTGCGCGAGGCCTCCAAGCTTTCCAGCACCTATTCGGAAGCGACGACGGTCAAGGTCACCGTCATCACCGGGGAATCCTACGGCCCCGTTTATATTGCAACCGCCGGGCGCGGTGCGAACGCCGACATCACGATGGCGTGGGCAAGCGCTTCGGTTTCTCCCATTTCTCCCGCCGCGGCCGCCATGCTCCAGTGGAACGACAGGCTTGCGGGTTCCACCGACCCTGTCGGAGACCGGAAAAAGCTGATCGAAGAATATAAAACGACACAGGCTTCTCCGCTTTCCGCTGCGGCCGACGGATATATCGAGGATGTCATCAGTCCGGATGAGACCCGTGACAAAGTGATTCGGCAGCTCGATATGCTTTCCGGAAAACGTGTTTCGACGCTGCCGAAAAAACACAGCAACATTCAACTGTAA
- the rluB gene encoding 23S rRNA pseudouridine 2633 (=2605 standard) pseudouridine synthase (Evidence 2a : Function from experimental evidences in other organisms; PubMedId : 9888802, 24214967; Product type e : enzyme), with product MAKDVRLQKMLSECGIASRRKAEEMIAAGAVKVNGVVAKIGDKVDVRKDKVTVHGRNVVKQVHTIYVMLHKPRGYITTMSDEMDRKCVAELVSEVPERIYPVGRLDRESEGLLLMTNDGEFANAMMHPSMHVPKTYRVTVRPSITEDQLTQIAVGIMIDGRKTSPANVRVLQQEPGRVVLEVVLYEGRNREIRKMCEALGLDVARLKRIAVGPVKLGMLPPGKWRYLTSDEVRRLTNAIKADGRPEKAGGPVSRSQRRNRDE from the coding sequence ATGGCGAAAGATGTAAGACTTCAGAAAATGCTTTCGGAATGCGGAATCGCTTCCCGGAGGAAAGCGGAGGAGATGATCGCCGCCGGCGCGGTGAAAGTCAACGGCGTCGTTGCGAAAATCGGGGATAAGGTCGACGTCCGAAAAGACAAAGTCACCGTTCACGGGCGCAACGTGGTGAAACAGGTACATACGATCTATGTCATGCTTCACAAACCGCGCGGCTATATTACCACCATGAGCGACGAGATGGACCGCAAGTGCGTTGCGGAGCTCGTCAGCGAGGTGCCGGAGCGCATTTACCCCGTGGGCCGGCTGGACAGGGAATCCGAGGGGCTCCTGCTGATGACGAACGACGGGGAATTTGCCAACGCCATGATGCATCCGTCGATGCATGTGCCCAAAACCTACCGCGTCACCGTGCGCCCTTCCATCACGGAGGATCAGCTCACGCAGATCGCCGTCGGGATCATGATCGACGGCAGAAAGACCTCGCCCGCGAACGTGCGCGTGTTACAGCAGGAGCCGGGCCGTGTCGTGCTGGAGGTCGTTCTTTACGAGGGGCGCAACCGCGAAATCCGGAAGATGTGCGAAGCGCTCGGGCTGGATGTCGCCCGCCTGAAACGGATCGCCGTGGGGCCGGTGAAGCTGGGGATGCTCCCGCCCGGGAAATGGCGTTATCTGACTTCGGACGAAGTCAGGCGGCTGACGAATGCGATAAAAGCGGACGGGCGACCGGAAAAAGCCGGCGGGCCCGTGTCCCGTTCTCAACGCCGGAACCGGGACGAATAA
- a CDS encoding D-alanyl-D-alanine carboxypeptidase, with protein MKKRILSMLLAFAILPAAFSLTASAQQDAAKEPEVSAKAAILIDADSGAVLFAKNETEKLPMASTTKIMTALLTLEAAAVHDPVVTITDEMVRVEGSSMGIMPGNKIALSGLAEGMLMVSGNDAANAAAIAVAGSTQEFVKRMNSRAREMGLKNTSFVTPSGLDADGHYSTAEDMAVLGAQALKNEKFAAIVSRKEINVQFVNPVQTIRYGNHNRLLSLYPDCIGIKTGFTKKAGRCLVSAAERDGVRLVAVTLRDPNDWDDHIKLFEYGFSERIPFEPDTGKVRLSVPVAGGVKDSVAVTAGRADEVSIRAGDEEKIKCVTELPRFVYAPVREGELVGSLRYTLNGKTIAEAPLTAAENVQNPPPRKSLFQRIRDRIGSLFR; from the coding sequence TTGAAAAAAAGAATCTTATCCATGCTGCTGGCATTTGCAATTTTGCCGGCGGCATTTTCACTGACCGCTTCCGCACAGCAGGATGCGGCGAAAGAGCCGGAGGTGTCCGCGAAAGCGGCGATTCTGATCGACGCGGACAGCGGCGCCGTTCTGTTTGCCAAGAATGAGACGGAAAAGCTGCCGATGGCGAGCACCACGAAAATCATGACGGCATTGCTTACGCTGGAAGCCGCCGCCGTGCACGACCCGGTCGTCACGATCACGGATGAGATGGTTCGGGTGGAGGGCTCCTCCATGGGAATCATGCCCGGAAACAAAATCGCGCTCAGCGGTCTTGCCGAGGGGATGCTGATGGTTTCGGGAAACGACGCGGCAAACGCGGCCGCGATCGCCGTGGCCGGCTCCACGCAGGAATTCGTGAAGCGGATGAACAGCCGCGCGCGGGAAATGGGCCTGAAAAACACCAGTTTCGTCACCCCCTCGGGCCTCGACGCAGACGGGCACTATTCCACGGCGGAGGACATGGCGGTCCTGGGCGCCCAGGCCTTGAAAAACGAAAAGTTTGCCGCGATCGTTTCGCGAAAAGAGATCAACGTGCAGTTCGTAAACCCGGTACAGACCATTCGTTACGGAAATCACAACAGGCTGCTCAGCCTTTACCCGGACTGCATCGGGATCAAAACGGGCTTTACCAAGAAGGCCGGCCGCTGCCTTGTCAGCGCGGCGGAACGAGATGGGGTACGGCTTGTCGCCGTGACGCTGCGGGACCCGAACGACTGGGATGACCACATCAAGCTGTTTGAATACGGCTTTTCCGAACGGATTCCGTTTGAGCCGGATACGGGGAAGGTGCGGCTTTCGGTTCCCGTTGCGGGCGGCGTGAAGGATTCCGTCGCCGTGACGGCCGGAAGGGCGGATGAGGTTTCCATTCGGGCCGGCGACGAAGAAAAAATAAAATGCGTGACCGAGCTGCCGCGCTTCGTTTACGCGCCGGTCCGGGAAGGGGAACTGGTCGGCAGCCTGCGTTACACGTTGAATGGGAAAACCATCGCCGAGGCTCCGCTGACGGCGGCGGAAAACGTGCAGAACCCGCCGCCGCGCAAAAGCCTGTTTCAGAGAATCCGGGACAGAATCGGCTCCCTGTTCCGCTAG
- the ytfJ gene encoding Sporulation protein YtfJ yields the protein MSDHPIEGMMNTTLEKIKQMVDVNSIVGDPITSPDGTIIIPISKISYGFVSGGSDFPTKQAEEKTMFGGGTGAGISINPIAFLTISNGNVKLLQVDPYNGSVDRVIGMMPDVVDKISAMIGKKKEEKKAAKEAKSHGASPDDVTPDGSKI from the coding sequence ATGAGCGATCATCCGATTGAAGGCATGATGAATACAACACTGGAAAAAATCAAGCAGATGGTGGATGTCAATTCGATCGTCGGCGACCCCATCACCTCGCCGGACGGCACCATCATTATCCCGATTTCAAAAATCAGCTATGGTTTCGTTTCGGGCGGTTCTGATTTTCCAACCAAACAGGCGGAGGAAAAAACGATGTTCGGCGGCGGAACCGGCGCCGGAATCTCCATCAACCCAATCGCTTTTCTCACCATCAGCAACGGGAACGTCAAGCTGCTTCAGGTTGACCCGTACAACGGCTCGGTCGACCGCGTCATCGGCATGATGCCGGATGTGGTCGACAAGATCAGCGCCATGATTGGCAAGAAAAAGGAAGAGAAAAAAGCGGCGAAGGAAGCAAAATCCCACGGCGCTTCTCCGGACGACGTGACGCCGGACGGCTCGAAAATCTGA
- a CDS encoding conserved membrane protein of unknown function (Evidence 4 : Unknown function but conserved in other organisms), with translation MTFLFIMLGMSALFSLLLLCPVCVRVFFNQKDGFSGKVRYLFFSYSFPPKPQKKESAEKRKKEAEPDHIGKMKGIIKEKGLPGFLNFLRELAEIAAGAAKKLFSHLVICDISVRAVVASGDAAETALVYGSICSVVYPAFGVLVSNTKCKRYNISLTPDFDRKELSVDFFVQARIRLCFLASAALGALLRYIKFSWKEKKKKPAGTQAQKES, from the coding sequence ATGACCTTTCTTTTCATCATGCTGGGGATGTCGGCGCTTTTTTCGCTGCTCCTGCTGTGCCCCGTCTGCGTGCGCGTTTTTTTTAACCAGAAGGACGGGTTTTCGGGAAAGGTGCGGTATCTTTTTTTCTCCTATTCTTTCCCGCCGAAGCCCCAAAAGAAAGAATCCGCTGAAAAGCGAAAAAAAGAGGCCGAGCCGGATCATATCGGCAAAATGAAGGGTATAATAAAGGAAAAGGGCCTGCCCGGATTCCTGAATTTTTTAAGGGAGCTTGCGGAAATCGCGGCGGGGGCGGCGAAGAAGCTGTTTTCCCATCTTGTGATTTGCGACATTTCGGTGCGCGCGGTGGTCGCAAGCGGAGACGCGGCCGAAACGGCGCTCGTCTATGGCTCCATATGCTCGGTGGTGTATCCCGCTTTCGGCGTGCTGGTTTCGAACACCAAATGCAAGCGTTACAACATTTCCCTGACGCCGGATTTCGACCGGAAGGAACTGTCCGTCGATTTTTTCGTCCAGGCGCGCATCAGGCTCTGTTTTTTGGCTTCGGCCGCGCTGGGCGCTTTGCTCCGCTACATTAAGTTTTCCTGGAAAGAAAAAAAGAAGAAGCCGGCCGGAACACAGGCCCAGAAAGAATCCTAA
- the scpB gene encoding Segregation and condensation protein B has product MEIKKLQGAVEAVLFASGDPVSLDRIAEILELDRQTAGKIMQSVMDSFNAANGGLRIVRLDRDYQMCTRAEYGEIVRRALDLRRNTPLSQAAMEVLAVVAYHQPVTKAFVEQVRGVDCSGVLGSLSAKGLIEERGRLDLPGRPLLYGTTPVFLRCLNLSSLEELPPLPEQKPDGEEAADTEQEQEQPLLKKK; this is encoded by the coding sequence ATGGAAATAAAAAAACTTCAGGGAGCCGTCGAAGCGGTGCTGTTCGCAAGCGGCGACCCCGTTTCCCTGGACCGGATCGCCGAGATCCTGGAGCTGGACAGGCAGACGGCGGGAAAGATCATGCAGTCCGTCATGGATTCGTTCAACGCAGCGAACGGCGGTCTCCGCATTGTCAGGCTGGACCGCGATTATCAGATGTGCACCAGGGCGGAATATGGCGAAATCGTGCGCCGCGCGCTTGACCTGCGCCGCAACACGCCGCTTTCCCAGGCGGCGATGGAGGTGCTGGCGGTCGTCGCCTATCATCAGCCAGTCACAAAAGCGTTTGTCGAGCAGGTCCGCGGGGTGGACTGCTCCGGCGTTCTGGGCAGCCTTTCCGCAAAGGGTCTGATCGAGGAGCGCGGCAGGCTGGATCTGCCCGGCAGGCCGCTTCTGTACGGGACGACCCCCGTATTTCTCAGGTGCCTGAACCTTTCTTCGCTCGAGGAGCTTCCCCCGCTTCCGGAACAGAAGCCGGATGGGGAAGAGGCCGCGGACACGGAGCAGGAACAGGAACAGCCGCTGCTGAAGAAAAAATAA
- a CDS encoding Segregation and condensation protein A: MEKLSYHLPVFDGPLDLLLYLISKNKLDICDISIAELLDQYMEQIRAMQEQDMDVASEFLEMAARLVYLKTVSLLPRREEAEELRRGLTDQLLEYRQCRAAAQRLRFCYDVYVRAPMQLEPDQTYRRRHDPRELLAAYFSAAGRGRRFLPPPAESFSALVTHRPVSVASRIVFVLRRLWKHPAIPLNSLFLESRRKSELVATFLAVLELVKKRRVRVEGEAYTVKLVNGGVKKWK, translated from the coding sequence ATGGAAAAGCTATCTTATCATCTTCCGGTATTTGACGGCCCTCTGGATCTTCTGCTCTATCTGATCTCCAAAAACAAGCTGGATATCTGCGATATTTCCATCGCGGAGCTGCTCGACCAGTATATGGAACAGATCCGCGCGATGCAGGAACAGGATATGGATGTCGCAAGTGAATTCCTCGAAATGGCTGCGCGCCTGGTGTATCTGAAAACCGTTTCCCTGCTTCCGCGCCGCGAAGAGGCGGAAGAGCTGCGGCGCGGGCTGACGGACCAGTTGCTGGAATACAGGCAGTGCCGCGCGGCGGCCCAAAGGCTGCGGTTCTGCTACGACGTTTATGTGCGCGCCCCGATGCAGCTTGAGCCGGACCAGACCTATCGGCGCAGGCACGATCCCCGGGAATTGCTGGCGGCGTATTTCAGCGCGGCCGGGCGCGGGCGCCGTTTCCTTCCCCCGCCGGCGGAGTCGTTTTCGGCGCTTGTCACTCACCGGCCGGTTTCGGTGGCCTCCCGCATCGTTTTTGTGCTGCGCCGCCTGTGGAAGCATCCGGCCATCCCTTTGAATTCGCTTTTTCTGGAAAGCCGCAGAAAATCCGAGCTGGTGGCGACGTTCCTCGCGGTTCTGGAGCTGGTGAAAAAACGCCGCGTGCGTGTGGAAGGGGAAGCGTATACCGTGAAGCTGGTCAACGGCGGTGTGAAAAAATGGAAATAA
- a CDS encoding Peptidase, M50 family codes for MLYQVFRSILSGSPVNFPSVVMQILAVLFIIFCILPLHEFAHGWMAEKLGDNTARYNGRLTMNPLASIDPLGALAILLFGFGWAKPVPVNPRNFKNPKRDMAITALAGPVSNLLAALAGALLFNLFFLVLRPFLPDAVLLLLEFFFQYYIGINVMLAVFNLIPLPPLDGSRILGAFLSDRALFKYYQNQRVIMIVLFALLFMGVLDVPLGILQAGAQSAISWLAALPFRLFGF; via the coding sequence ATGCTCTACCAGGTCTTTCGATCCATTTTAAGTGGATCCCCGGTCAATTTTCCCAGTGTGGTGATGCAGATACTGGCCGTTCTGTTCATCATTTTCTGTATCCTTCCCCTGCATGAGTTCGCGCACGGGTGGATGGCGGAAAAGCTGGGGGACAATACCGCAAGATACAACGGAAGGCTCACGATGAATCCCTTGGCCAGCATCGACCCGCTCGGCGCGCTGGCGATCCTTCTGTTCGGCTTCGGCTGGGCGAAGCCCGTGCCGGTCAATCCGAGAAATTTCAAAAATCCGAAAAGGGATATGGCAATCACCGCTTTGGCGGGCCCGGTTTCCAATCTTCTGGCGGCGCTCGCGGGCGCGCTCTTGTTCAACCTGTTCTTTTTGGTGCTCCGCCCGTTCCTTCCCGATGCCGTGCTCCTGCTTCTGGAGTTTTTCTTTCAGTATTATATCGGCATCAACGTGATGCTGGCGGTTTTCAACCTGATTCCGCTGCCGCCGCTCGACGGCTCGCGCATCCTGGGCGCGTTTCTGTCGGACCGGGCGCTGTTCAAGTACTATCAGAACCAGCGCGTTATCATGATCGTGCTGTTCGCCCTTCTTTTTATGGGCGTGCTGGATGTGCCGCTCGGCATCCTTCAGGCGGGGGCGCAGTCGGCGATCAGCTGGCTTGCGGCGCTTCCTTTCAGACTTTTTGGATTTTAA